ataataataattatatatagaacTAACCTACCTTGCCCTTGCGGGGACAACCTAGCCAGCCAGCTAGCTAGCTACACTCTTTAGATATATCGGCCAGAATATATACGTGCGGCAATATATATGTCAAAAGGAGAATATGTGAATTcttggaaaatatatatatatatatatatatatatatatatatatatatatatatatatatatatgtatttgatGGGCTTCCTGATCTCAGCAATATTGAAATGGAAGACAGGCTTTTTCATGATTCCCAATGTATAGAAAATCTGCACCAGGGATGTACTTCTGAAGTTCTTCTGATATATATTGAGGTTAGAGGCCAGTCGCGGATGGAATATTGGAATCCAAAAACATTGTGCCCTACCACGAGCTACCTGTCTTGATTATTGAACATATTTTAGTAGTTTGCTGCTGCTTAAAATATTATGGCTGATTGATTAATTAAGAGTAATTAATCACCTTAGAGGGGGGAGACGGGGAGGGCATCGCTGAcatttcaagaagaaaaaggtCATTGTTGTTTGGCTTAGCAAATGGGAAGCTACCACATCAGCCTGCTTCTTTTTTGGGCTCTATTATATCAGGGTGGCATTAAACATGGAACGCGTATAAATAGCAAGCCTGCAGTTAATGGTTGGATCAAAGGGAGGCAGCCTAGTCTTGAGGTGAAAAACATAGGATACAGTACTGTCTTATACTCTTGAAAATGGGCAGGTCTCCTTGCTGTGACGAGAGCGGTCTCAAGAAAGGTCCCTGGACCCCTGAAGAAGATCAAAAACTTGTCAAATATATCCAAAAACATGGCCATGGAAGCTGGAGAGCCCTCCCTAAACTTTCTGGTATGTATTTTATCTATCTTTCTGTAAATATAGGACTACTCCATCCCCGTCTCTCACTCTGTCTCTAACAAGGAGTTTATTTTTGCAGGTCTTAACAGATGTGGGAAGAGTTGCAGGTTAAGGTGGACAAACTATTTAAGGCCAGATATCAAAAGAGGGAAATTTTctcaagaagaagaacaaacaaTTCTAAATCTCCATTCCGTCCTTGGCAACAAGTAACTAGTTAAACATTCACCTTTCTTTTTCGCCGCATCTTAGTTACTGGATTATTCATGTTATCTGTACTTATTTCCATATTCTTCTACTTGTTGCTTTGAAGATGGTCTGCAATTGCTAGCCACCTACCGGGTCGGACCgataatgaaatcaagaatttCTGGAACACCCACCTGAAGAAAAAGCTCATTCAAATGGGTTTTGATCCCATGACTCACAGGCCTCGCACCGATATCTTCTCAAGCTTACCTCATCTTATAGCCCTAGCTAACCTGAAGGAGCTCATAGATCACCATTCATTGGAAGAACATGCTCTGAGACTACAAACAGAAGCTGCACAAATGGCAAAACTTCAATATTTGCAGTATCTCCTTCAACCTCAACCTCCTGCAGCTTCTAATACTGCAACAAGCTCAAACAACCTAAACAACATCGGTACTCTTAGTGACATCGAAGCCTTTAATCTCTTGAATTCACTTGCTTCACTCAAGGATAGCCCAGTGTCAAGTTTATCCCAGTTGGATTTACCGGCTTCCTCTCTTCAAGGGATCAATGATTCAATCCCCTTCTCCCATTTGCCTGACTTACAAATCCCTTGCAACTATCAAACACCACCAACCAAGGGCATGGCCCAAGCTCCTGAGTTAACAGTGTTTAGTCAAGGAGAGAACTCGCCCATTTCTCCATTTCATTTCCCTTCATCTTCAACTCCATTTCCTCCTTCTGCAGTTCCACCTGTAACACAGATATCTAGCATGGTCAACAACTTGGGAGATGCCTCTAGTACTtcaagctatggagaagaagTTCCTTCAGTTTGGCATGACCTCCTTGAAGACCCTATGTTTCATGATATTGCTTAGCTTAAATTTCTCATATGTGAAAAAGGTTTGGAGTTTCACCACCACTTCACTGTGTAATAACACAACATTTATACACTGTTTGTAGCTGTATGTATACTTTAGGACATTGCACTCATCATGGTAGATAGATTTAcatgcatgttttataatttaagcAGAGGCTTTCATCATGGAGTGTTAccaaccattaatttatatgcaATTGAGAGACTGATTTTACTGAGAGATCTCATCTGATTTAATTGCCATTTTTTTACAGTAAACAAGTTTCTATAGCTTTCACAAAGCTAGCTAACATCTAGCAATAATGTTGCATGAATGACCAGTGATCTTCATGGCAGGTAGgtcatgaaaattaattatttcttgcatctataataataatattaattaaagaataattaattattctacATTGCTTTGTCTTATCAAATAGCTAAGATGTTTTCCTTTGTGTCCTGAAACGTGTTGACATATCTAATACATAtgcatcaaattaataattgcCTTgaacttctcttctttctcattttagAAAACTCTTGGAATCTTAGAAGAAGCATACACATAAAATATTgtataaataaaacatgttataCCAAAATCCTCTATACCAAAATCCTCAGCTCTCCATTTCTCATATTTGTGTGCAAGTAATTGACAGAAGTCTGaagaaaataacagaaaacctagaaaacaaatactttgttattattaagGATCGAAAGAGATCCTATATATGTAAATACCTTATATAGAAATAGTTATTATTTGTAGTAAATTCCATCATTGTATTGTATACAATCCTAAAGGTATAAATACAAAGGGATGGTTTCCCTTATTAACAATCATCCCAATTATACAAAAAACTATCTCTCAATcttaacttggtatcagagcaacaaATCGTCCAGCAGCTCTCTCAATCTTAActgttatatataatatataaaagttgCAGCCCATTAATCTGTAGAGCTTCACTGATCAGAAGTCGTGATGTTCACACATGAGAAAAAGTTTTTTGATCTGCAGTTTTCTTTGGTAATTAATgtttcttaaatatatttagatcAGATAATTGACCAAACCTTTTGATCTGCCCTAGCCAACCACTCTAAAGGAAGTGGATACAAAAACTCCATGTCGATTACTATCTTGTTCCTctttaaaatggctttttttctttttgatatatatatatatcagtggAAGATACTGCTTGAGATTTTGTGTTCATAAAAATTTTcttaagagagagagatagagagttGACAAAAGCTTCTATGTCAAATAAATGACGTACAACTATCCTTCAATGATAAGGAGGGACCCCAGGTAGTTGGGGAACATAAAAGGCTTGGTGCTACGACTAATCTAACCCACGAAACCATGAGTGTTTTTCAGCTTTCAAAATCTTGCCTGGATAACCTCACCCTTTGATTGTTGTTGCTTGCTTTAGAGAGTATTGTTAAAAGTCATGTTTTCCTCTTATGGAGAGGTTGATATTGAAGCACGCGCTACTGCCATTAATGGAGGCTCATGTATGGACATTCCTATCCCagataattgataaaattagaagaagacACTTGtagtttaattgataaaaaatatcagGATATATGCTTGTAATTATCGATTCTCTCAAACTTTTGTGACAATGGCGTGTTTAAAGCCCACTTTTCTAAATTGCATGGCGTGTTTAAGAGATTAAACTGTTCTGAGTGCTGATCTTAAGGTTTGAATTCAGAACCTCCCTCACTACTGGGAAAAAATttcttgaaagaagctttgTAACTCTGAGAGTGCATCTCTCCCTTCTTGGAAGATCCATTTAAACTAAACCATATAGATAAATTGGCATTCATATAtcaatattgatgatatttcatttatgttttcatgTGTTATATCTATTTTCTTAAAGAATCCAGCTAACTAGTGCCCTTGGGTTTATGTTAAGCATCATTTAAAACTCATAATCATCTATGCTTTCCTATTGCACAAAAGAATTTGTTTTAAACACCAAAAACAATTTCTATACAAAAATGGctcatataatatatttaattgatataattaaatttcttcTGAATATTGAGTTTTCATTTGTTTAAGCATAAGTGCATTTATATAATGCTTAATTGTGACAAGGAAAATGGCAGGATATTTAATTGTTTATGAACTCTCTGAAGTCGGATAAAAGAATTTACCTTTACTAGTAAGATCTTTAACGTGgtttatcaattaattattattattattattattatcctttcatttcttcatcttccttctAAAGagttattatcatcaatacctTCAATTTGGATAATTtcgtaatattaaaaaataacataaatcataACTTGAGATCtcatctaatagtttaagcatttagattgaattggttctttaacatggtattagaTCTTTGATGATCAAGCaatcatgaatttaaatctcatcatcttcatttattttaaaaaataaaaacaaggtaATATGAGTCTatgtaaatttcaagtttataaggctttcacttgagggagtgta
This Populus alba chromosome 7, ASM523922v2, whole genome shotgun sequence DNA region includes the following protein-coding sequences:
- the LOC118043583 gene encoding uncharacterized protein, translated to MGRSPCCDESGLKKGPWTPEEDQKLVKYIQKHGHGSWRALPKLSGLNRCGKSCRLRWTNYLRPDIKRGKFSQEEEQTILNLHSVLGNKWSAIASHLPGRTDNEIKNFWNTHLKKKLIQMGFDPMTHRPRTDIFSSLPHLIALANLKELIDHHSLEEHALRLQTEAAQMAKLQYLQYLLQPQPPAASNTATSSNNLNNIGTLSDIEAFNLLNSLASLKDSPVSSLSQLDLPASSLQGINDSIPFSHLPDLQIPCNYQTPPTKGMAQAPELTVFSQGENSPISPFHFPSSSTPFPPSAVPPVTQISSMVNNLGDASSTSSYGEEVPSVWHDLLEDPMFHDIA